The following are encoded together in the Oncorhynchus masou masou isolate Uvic2021 chromosome 5, UVic_Omas_1.1, whole genome shotgun sequence genome:
- the LOC135526710 gene encoding agouti-signaling protein-like, translating to MNSLFLLSCLSSTWFLLVYSHMVLEDKLSTNKSSFSSIQNGSLSDAPPIVIVELPKTAKKKIKKPRKNKFSVKNKRPPPPANCVPLWGSCKTPNNVCCEYCAFCHCRLFKTVCYCRMGNPRC from the exons ATGAATTCCCTGTTTCTCCTGAGCTGTCTAAGCTCCACCTGGTTTCTCTTGGTATACTCGCACATGGTACTGGAGGACAAGCTATCCACCAATAAGTCTTCTTTCTCGAGTATACAGAATGGGAGCCTGTCAGATGCTCCACCCATCGTCATTGTAG AGTTGCCCAAAACGGCAAAGAAAAAAATCAAGAAACCAAGAAAG AACAAATTCAGCGTCAAAAACAAACGTCCACCTCCTCCCGCCAACTGCGTGCCATTGTGGGGAAGCTGCAAAACCCCTAATAATGTGTGCTGTGAGTACTGCGCTTTCTGCCACTGCCGCCTTTTCAAGACTGTGTGCTATTGTCGAATGGGAAATCCGCGGTGTTGA